A portion of the Pseudomonas sp. PSE14 genome contains these proteins:
- a CDS encoding site-specific integrase, translated as MPQGLERYIEAATRSNTRRSYQAAIEHFEVSWGGFLPTTSDTIARYLADHAGVLSANTLKARLAALAQWHVSQGFPDPTKAPIVRKVLKGIRVLHPRPEKQAQPLQLQELELCVQYLEQSALSAHQAGDAPRRRRCLRDRALILMGFWRAFRSEELCRLQIEHIEVTPGKGMTIYLPWSKTDRENLGQTFHTPALARLCPVQAYQDWIAELGEQQGPVFRSIDRWGHASEGPLHPNSVIPILRAALRECGIPAERYSSHSLRRGFATWATRSGWDQKTLMSYVGWRDPKSALRYVDPAGSLPGQFAIT; from the coding sequence ATGCCCCAGGGGTTGGAGCGGTATATAGAAGCGGCCACGCGCAGCAATACGCGGCGAAGCTACCAGGCCGCCATCGAGCACTTCGAAGTCAGTTGGGGAGGCTTCCTGCCGACGACCAGCGACACCATTGCCCGCTACCTGGCCGACCATGCCGGGGTGCTCAGCGCCAACACGCTCAAGGCCCGGCTGGCGGCGCTGGCACAATGGCATGTCAGCCAGGGCTTTCCCGATCCCACCAAAGCACCGATCGTGCGCAAGGTACTGAAGGGAATCCGCGTGCTACATCCAAGGCCGGAGAAGCAGGCTCAACCGTTGCAGCTGCAGGAACTGGAGCTGTGCGTTCAGTACCTGGAGCAATCCGCCTTGTCAGCTCACCAGGCGGGCGATGCGCCACGGCGCCGGCGCTGCCTGCGTGACCGGGCACTGATTCTCATGGGCTTCTGGCGGGCGTTCCGCAGCGAAGAGCTTTGCCGGTTGCAGATCGAACACATCGAGGTCACGCCAGGAAAAGGTATGACGATCTATCTGCCGTGGAGCAAGACCGATCGGGAAAACCTCGGCCAGACCTTTCATACGCCGGCATTGGCCCGTTTGTGCCCGGTACAGGCTTACCAGGACTGGATAGCCGAGCTTGGTGAACAGCAAGGGCCGGTTTTCCGAAGCATTGATCGCTGGGGACACGCGAGCGAAGGTCCGCTGCATCCAAACAGCGTCATTCCGATCCTGCGCGCAGCATTACGTGAATGCGGCATTCCTGCAGAACGTTACAGCAGTCATTCACTAAGGCGTGGTTTCGCGACCTGGGCAACTCGCAGCGGTTGGGATCAGAAGACGCTGATGAGTTACGTGGGCTGGCGAGATCCGAAATCGGCGCTGCGCTATGTTGATCCAGCAGGTTCGTTGCCAGGCCAGTTCGCAATAACCTGA
- the hchA gene encoding glyoxalase III HchA has translation MATVPTDDKRPTPDLAEDNAFFPSPYSLSQFTSPRSDLSDADYPNPYRGGRWKVLMIGADERYLLTDNGTLFSTGNHPVETLLPMYHLDKAGFAFDIATLSGNPVKFEYWAMPSEDAEVKGQYAKYRDQFKTPLKLADVIEQKLGEDSDYIGVFIPGGHGALIGLPKSEDVKEVLQWATANDKFVISLCHGPAALLAAGIGESRDTCIYNGYKICAFPDDLDAKTPDIGYMPGHLTWKFGEELKALGLEIINKDISGATYQDRKLLTGDSPLAGNALGKLAAAALLKEVAAG, from the coding sequence ATGGCTACCGTACCGACTGACGACAAGCGCCCGACCCCTGACCTGGCCGAGGACAACGCTTTTTTCCCTTCGCCGTACTCGCTCAGCCAGTTCACGTCCCCCAGATCCGACCTCAGTGACGCCGACTATCCGAATCCCTATCGCGGCGGGCGTTGGAAGGTCCTGATGATCGGGGCCGATGAGCGCTATTTGCTGACGGACAACGGCACCCTGTTTTCGACGGGAAACCACCCCGTAGAGACCTTGTTGCCCATGTACCACCTGGACAAGGCCGGGTTTGCCTTCGATATCGCCACCCTGTCCGGAAACCCGGTCAAATTCGAGTACTGGGCCATGCCCTCCGAAGATGCCGAGGTGAAAGGGCAGTACGCCAAATATCGCGATCAGTTCAAGACTCCACTCAAGCTGGCCGATGTGATCGAGCAGAAGCTGGGCGAAGACTCCGACTATATCGGTGTGTTCATTCCTGGCGGGCACGGCGCCTTGATCGGTCTGCCCAAGAGCGAAGACGTGAAAGAGGTCCTTCAGTGGGCTACGGCCAACGACAAATTCGTGATCTCTCTTTGTCATGGCCCCGCAGCTCTGCTCGCAGCAGGCATCGGTGAAAGCCGGGACACCTGCATCTACAACGGCTACAAGATCTGCGCGTTTCCCGATGATCTGGACGCGAAGACCCCAGACATCGGTTACATGCCCGGCCATCTGACCTGGAAATTCGGGGAAGAACTGAAGGCGCTGGGCCTTGAGATCATCAACAAGGACATCTCGGGTGCAACCTACCAGGACCGGAAACTGCTCACCGGCGACAGCCCACTCGCGGGCAACGCCCTGGGCAAGCTGGCGGCCGCCGCGTTGCTGAAAGAGGTCGCAGCGGGGTGA
- a CDS encoding NahK/ErcS family hybrid sensor histidine kinase/response regulator, with product MARPSDEQQQQQALAGLLGLGSHSARKSHYPELVARLDELETERNRYKWLFENAVHGIFQASLSQGLRAANPALAHMLGYDDPQQVLWSPQDMASQLFAGGEAEMRRIRDLLQERGGLFGYETRLLRRDGSHVDVLMNLLLKPDEEGLVEGFVADITERVQAQQRLQSLNEELEQRVTARTRELETLNQQLREARDAAESANLSKDKYLAAASHDLLQPLNAARLLLSTLRERQLPASERQLVERTHQALEGAENLLSDLLEISRLDQSAIRAEPESLNLGELLGPLASEFDSVARASGLQLRARIPDLRVRTDAHLVSRILRNFLSNACRYTQHGGVLLAARRRGDSVRLEVWDTGRGIPADQLQAIFREFNQLDVGRAAERQGVGLGLAIVDRIAGLLGCSVQVRSTLGRGSLFAIEIPLAGDLPIHQPASSTPRPGIGDPLPGRRLLVIDNEEAILYSMSALLGQWGCEVLTATDFETAVTALDSKAPDIIVADYHLDYGLTGCEVVKALREKYAISIPAVMITADRSDECRRALQRLDIPLLNKPVRPGKLRAVLSSLVQG from the coding sequence ATGGCGAGGCCCTCTGACGAGCAACAGCAACAACAGGCCCTGGCCGGGCTGCTCGGACTGGGCAGCCACTCCGCGCGCAAGAGCCACTACCCCGAGCTGGTGGCGCGCCTGGACGAGCTGGAAACCGAGCGCAACCGCTATAAATGGCTGTTCGAGAACGCTGTCCACGGCATCTTCCAGGCCAGCCTGAGCCAGGGACTGCGGGCCGCCAACCCGGCCCTGGCGCACATGCTCGGCTACGACGACCCGCAGCAGGTGCTGTGGAGCCCCCAGGACATGGCCAGCCAGCTCTTCGCCGGCGGCGAGGCGGAGATGCGCCGCATCCGCGACCTGTTGCAGGAGCGTGGCGGCCTGTTCGGCTACGAGACGCGTCTGCTGCGGCGCGACGGCAGCCACGTCGACGTGCTGATGAACCTGCTGCTCAAGCCGGACGAAGAAGGCCTGGTGGAAGGCTTCGTCGCCGACATCACCGAGCGCGTCCAGGCCCAGCAGCGCCTGCAGAGCCTCAACGAGGAATTGGAGCAGCGCGTCACCGCCCGCACCCGCGAACTGGAGACACTCAACCAGCAGCTGCGCGAAGCCCGTGACGCCGCCGAGTCGGCCAACCTGTCCAAGGACAAGTACCTGGCGGCGGCCAGCCATGACCTGCTGCAACCCCTGAACGCCGCGCGGCTGTTGCTCTCGACCCTGCGCGAGCGGCAGTTGCCAGCATCCGAGCGGCAGTTGGTGGAGCGTACCCATCAGGCACTGGAAGGAGCGGAGAACCTGCTCAGCGACCTGCTGGAAATCTCCCGCCTGGACCAGAGCGCGATCCGCGCCGAGCCGGAATCGCTGAACCTCGGCGAGCTGCTCGGCCCGCTGGCCTCGGAGTTCGACAGTGTGGCCCGCGCCTCCGGCCTGCAACTGCGCGCGCGCATCCCCGACCTGCGGGTACGCACCGACGCCCACCTGGTTTCGCGCATCCTGCGTAACTTCCTCAGTAACGCCTGCCGCTATACCCAGCACGGCGGCGTACTGTTGGCGGCCCGCCGTCGCGGTGACAGCGTGCGCCTGGAGGTCTGGGACACCGGCCGGGGGATTCCTGCCGATCAACTGCAGGCGATCTTCCGCGAGTTCAACCAGCTCGATGTCGGCCGCGCCGCCGAGCGACAGGGCGTCGGCCTGGGTCTGGCCATCGTCGACCGCATTGCCGGCCTGCTGGGCTGTAGCGTCCAGGTGCGCTCGACCCTGGGGCGTGGCTCGCTGTTCGCCATCGAAATCCCCCTGGCTGGCGATCTGCCGATCCACCAACCCGCCTCCAGCACACCGCGCCCCGGTATCGGCGACCCACTGCCGGGAAGACGCCTCCTGGTGATCGACAACGAAGAGGCCATCCTCTACAGCATGTCCGCGCTGCTGGGCCAATGGGGCTGCGAGGTCCTCACGGCGACGGACTTCGAAACCGCCGTGACAGCGCTCGATTCCAAGGCGCCGGACATCATCGTCGCCGACTACCACCTGGACTACGGCCTCACCGGCTGCGAAGTCGTGAAGGCGCTGCGCGAAAAATACGCGATCAGCATTCCCGCGGTGATGATCACCGCCGACCGCAGCGACGAGTGCCGCCGCGCCCTGCAACGGCTGGACATCCCGCTGCTGAACAAGCCGGTACGCCCCGGAAAGCTGCGGGCGGTGCTGAGTTCGTTGGTGCAAGGGTAG
- the ercA gene encoding alcohol dehydrogenase-like regulatory protein ErcA, which yields MSHELSQLRKFVSPEIIFGAGCRHNVANYVKTFGARKVLVVSDPGVLAAGWVADIEASLAAQDIPFCRYTDVSPNPRVEEVMRGADFYRSQGCNVIVAVGGGSPMDCAKGIGIVAAHGRNILEFEGVDTLRVPSPPLILIPTTAGTSADVSQFVIISNQDERMKFSIVSKAVVPDVSLIDPETTLTMDPFLSACTGIDALVHAIEAFVSTGHGPLTDPHALEAMRLINGNLVQMIANPSDIALREKIMLGSMQAGLAFSNAILGAVHAMSHSLGGYLDLPHGLCNAVLVEHVVAFNYSAAPERFKVIAETFGIDCRGLNHAQVRQRLVEHLIALKNAVGFHESLGLHGVGSSDIPFLSRHAMQDPCILTNPRESSQRDVEVVYGEAL from the coding sequence ATGTCCCACGAGCTCAGCCAGCTGCGCAAATTCGTCTCGCCAGAGATCATTTTCGGTGCCGGATGCCGGCACAATGTCGCCAATTACGTGAAAACCTTCGGCGCCCGCAAGGTGCTGGTGGTGTCGGACCCCGGTGTACTCGCCGCCGGCTGGGTCGCCGACATCGAAGCCAGCCTGGCCGCCCAGGACATTCCCTTCTGCCGCTACACCGACGTTTCGCCCAACCCGCGCGTGGAAGAGGTGATGCGCGGCGCCGACTTCTATCGTAGCCAGGGCTGCAACGTCATCGTCGCGGTGGGCGGCGGCAGCCCCATGGACTGCGCCAAGGGCATCGGCATCGTCGCCGCCCACGGCCGCAACATCCTTGAATTCGAGGGTGTGGATACCCTGCGCGTGCCCAGCCCGCCGCTGATCCTGATCCCGACCACCGCCGGCACCTCGGCGGACGTCTCACAGTTCGTGATCATCTCCAACCAGGATGAGCGGATGAAGTTCTCCATCGTCAGCAAGGCCGTGGTGCCCGACGTGTCGCTGATCGACCCGGAAACCACCCTGACCATGGACCCGTTCCTCTCCGCCTGCACCGGCATCGACGCCCTGGTGCACGCCATCGAGGCCTTCGTTTCCACCGGCCACGGCCCGCTCACCGACCCCCACGCACTGGAGGCCATGCGGCTGATCAACGGCAACCTGGTGCAGATGATCGCCAACCCCTCGGACATCGCCCTGCGCGAGAAGATCATGCTGGGCAGCATGCAGGCGGGGCTGGCGTTCTCCAACGCGATCCTCGGCGCGGTGCACGCCATGTCCCACAGCCTGGGCGGCTATCTCGACCTACCTCACGGCCTGTGCAACGCCGTGCTGGTGGAGCACGTGGTGGCCTTCAACTACAGCGCGGCGCCCGAGCGCTTCAAGGTGATCGCCGAGACCTTCGGCATCGACTGCCGTGGTCTCAACCACGCCCAGGTACGCCAACGCCTGGTAGAACACCTGATCGCCCTGAAGAACGCCGTGGGCTTCCACGAGAGCCTCGGCCTGCACGGCGTCGGCAGTTCGGACATTCCCTTCCTCTCGCGCCATGCGATGCAGGACCCGTGCATCCTCACCAACCCTCGCGAATCCAGCCAGCGCGACGTCGAGGTGGTGTATGGCGAGGCCCTCTGA
- a CDS encoding S9 family peptidase produces the protein MGRDDWSAERAVAAAGDFAELHVAHGGLLWAAFDPASARCRLFLRREGQTRELTPPGASVRSRVYEYGGGSCCATTDGVAWVEEGDQQVRWLRLGGEPRAITHRDDCRYGDLYYVAAWNALLAVEEEGGSGGVQHCIVRLDADGRRRVIATGADFYASPVADGSAERIAWVEWDRPEQPWTRTRLVESFAGEQRCLAGQTRHESIQQPRFADDGRLHWLSDRAGYWQPYHEGPGGWQAAAADHASAPWQLGGRTFLPLADGSLLATRYEDGCGVLVLYDGHGGERRLAPEYSRFRSLAADERHFYCIAAAPDRLPTLLAIRRVDGATQVLAGGEQPLAEAELSRGETFHYPVGEDECGHGFFYPPYGDVEAPPLVVFLHGGPTSASYPVFDGRIQFWTRRGFAVADLNYRGSAGYGRAYRERLRLGWGQVEVEDIGAALDFLAKAGRIDRQRVFVRGASAGGYSALMALARLTGLRGGASLYGVSDPQALARVTHKFEADYLDWLIGDPQQDAERYRERTPVLLAGHIHAPVIFFQGELDAVVVPAQTDAMVESLRQRGVPVEVHRYAGERHGFRQGANLAHALEAEWRFYQALLAV, from the coding sequence GTGGGCCGCGACGACTGGAGCGCCGAACGCGCGGTAGCCGCCGCCGGGGACTTCGCCGAGCTGCACGTTGCCCATGGCGGTCTGTTGTGGGCCGCCTTCGACCCCGCCAGCGCACGCTGCCGGCTGTTCCTGCGCCGTGAAGGGCAGACCCGCGAACTGACTCCCCCCGGCGCGTCGGTGCGCAGCCGCGTCTACGAGTACGGCGGCGGTTCCTGCTGCGCCACGACCGACGGCGTGGCCTGGGTGGAAGAGGGCGACCAGCAGGTGCGCTGGCTGCGCCTGGGCGGCGAACCCCGCGCGATCACCCATCGCGACGACTGCCGCTACGGTGACCTGTACTACGTTGCCGCCTGGAACGCGCTGCTGGCGGTGGAGGAGGAGGGCGGTAGCGGCGGGGTGCAGCACTGCATCGTCCGCCTGGATGCCGATGGCCGGCGGCGGGTGATCGCCACAGGCGCGGATTTCTATGCCTCGCCCGTGGCCGACGGCAGTGCCGAACGAATCGCCTGGGTGGAGTGGGACCGTCCCGAACAACCCTGGACACGCACCCGCCTGGTCGAGTCCTTCGCCGGCGAACAACGCTGCCTGGCCGGGCAGACCCGGCACGAATCCATCCAGCAGCCGCGCTTCGCCGACGATGGCCGGCTGCACTGGCTGAGCGACCGCGCCGGCTATTGGCAGCCGTACCACGAAGGCCCCGGCGGCTGGCAGGCTGCGGCTGCGGACCACGCCAGCGCGCCCTGGCAACTGGGCGGGCGCACCTTCCTGCCGCTGGCGGACGGCAGCCTGCTGGCAACCCGTTACGAAGACGGATGCGGTGTGCTGGTGCTTTATGACGGGCACGGTGGCGAACGCCGGCTCGCACCGGAGTACAGCCGCTTCCGCTCCCTTGCGGCGGATGAGCGGCACTTCTACTGCATCGCCGCCGCGCCGGATCGCCTGCCGACGCTATTGGCCATCCGCCGGGTAGACGGCGCCACCCAGGTACTGGCCGGCGGTGAGCAGCCGCTGGCCGAGGCCGAGCTGTCCCGTGGTGAAACCTTCCACTATCCGGTGGGTGAGGACGAGTGTGGCCATGGCTTCTTCTACCCACCCTACGGCGACGTAGAAGCACCGCCCCTGGTGGTGTTCCTGCACGGCGGCCCGACCTCGGCCAGCTACCCGGTGTTCGACGGGCGCATCCAGTTCTGGACCCGTCGCGGCTTCGCCGTGGCGGACCTCAACTATCGCGGCAGCGCCGGTTATGGCCGCGCCTATCGCGAGCGCCTGCGCCTGGGCTGGGGGCAGGTGGAAGTGGAGGACATCGGCGCAGCGCTGGATTTCCTCGCCAAGGCCGGACGCATCGACCGCCAACGGGTCTTCGTGCGCGGCGCCAGTGCCGGTGGCTACAGCGCGCTGATGGCTCTGGCGCGCCTCACGGGTCTGCGCGGCGGCGCCAGCCTGTATGGCGTCAGCGATCCGCAGGCGCTGGCCCGGGTGACCCACAAGTTCGAGGCGGATTACCTCGACTGGCTGATCGGCGACCCGCAGCAGGACGCCGAACGCTACCGCGAGCGCACGCCGGTGCTGCTGGCCGGGCATATCCACGCGCCGGTGATCTTCTTCCAGGGTGAGCTGGACGCCGTGGTAGTGCCGGCGCAGACCGACGCCATGGTCGAGTCCCTGCGCCAACGCGGCGTACCGGTGGAGGTGCACCGCTATGCCGGCGAGCGCCATGGTTTCCGCCAGGGCGCCAATCTCGCCCATGCGCTGGAGGCGGAGTGGCGTTTCTACCAGGCGCTGCTGGCTGTCTGA
- the pqqE gene encoding pyrroloquinoline quinone biosynthesis protein PqqE yields the protein MRNSGSNCAEAPVGPPLWLLAELTYRCPLQCPYCSNPLDFAKGGEELSTAQWIEVFRQAREMGAAQLGFSGGEPLVRQDLAELIAAARELGFYTNLITSGIGLNEQRLKEFADAGLDHIQISFQAADEEVNNLLAGSRKAFAQKLAMARAVKAHGYPMVLNFVTHRHNIDSIDRIIELCIELEADYVELATCQFYGWAELNRAGLLPTREQLKRAERITAEYRERLAAEGNPCKLIFVVPDYYEERPKACMGGWGSVFLDVTPDGTALPCHSARQLPVKFPNVREHSLQHIWYESFGFNRFRGDAWMPEPCRSCDEKERDFGGCRCQAFMLTGDAEATDPVCAKSAHHGIILDARREAEEAPLALDQLTWRNERASQLICKA from the coding sequence ATGCGCAATTCTGGATCGAACTGCGCTGAGGCGCCGGTGGGCCCGCCGCTCTGGCTGCTGGCCGAGCTGACCTACCGCTGCCCGTTGCAGTGTCCGTACTGCTCCAACCCACTGGACTTCGCCAAGGGTGGCGAGGAGCTTTCCACCGCACAGTGGATCGAGGTGTTCCGCCAGGCCCGCGAAATGGGCGCGGCGCAACTGGGTTTTTCCGGCGGCGAACCCTTGGTGCGCCAGGACCTCGCCGAGCTGATCGCTGCCGCGCGCGAGCTCGGCTTCTATACCAACCTGATCACTTCCGGCATCGGGCTCAACGAGCAGCGCCTGAAGGAGTTCGCAGACGCCGGGCTGGACCATATCCAGATCAGCTTCCAGGCCGCCGACGAGGAGGTGAACAACCTGCTCGCCGGCTCGCGCAAGGCCTTCGCCCAGAAGCTAGCCATGGCCCGCGCGGTGAAAGCCCACGGTTATCCGATGGTGCTCAACTTCGTCACCCACCGGCACAACATCGACAGCATCGATCGCATCATCGAGCTGTGCATCGAACTGGAGGCCGATTACGTCGAACTCGCCACCTGCCAGTTCTACGGCTGGGCCGAACTGAACCGCGCCGGGCTGCTGCCGACCCGCGAGCAGCTAAAGCGCGCCGAGCGCATCACCGCCGAGTACCGCGAGCGCCTGGCCGCCGAAGGCAACCCGTGCAAGCTGATCTTCGTGGTGCCGGACTACTACGAGGAGCGCCCCAAGGCCTGCATGGGCGGCTGGGGCAGCGTGTTCCTCGACGTCACCCCGGACGGCACCGCGCTCCCGTGCCACAGCGCGCGGCAGTTGCCGGTGAAGTTCCCCAACGTGCGCGAGCACAGCCTGCAGCACATCTGGTACGAGTCCTTCGGCTTCAACCGCTTCCGCGGCGATGCCTGGATGCCGGAGCCGTGCCGCTCCTGCGACGAGAAGGAGCGTGACTTCGGCGGCTGCCGCTGCCAGGCCTTCATGCTCACCGGCGATGCCGAGGCGACCGACCCGGTGTGCGCCAAGTCGGCCCACCACGGCATCATCCTCGACGCCCGCCGCGAGGCCGAGGAGGCGCCGTTGGCCCTGGACCAGCTGACCTGGCGCAACGAGCGCGCCTCGCAGTTGATCTGCAAGGCCTGA
- the pqqD gene encoding pyrroloquinoline quinone biosynthesis peptide chaperone PqqD → MSLPSLDSVPVLRRGFRLQFEPAQGCHVLLYPEGMVKLNDSAGAILGRVDGQSDVAGIIDGLRSDFPGVPGIDEDILAFLEVAHAQFWIELR, encoded by the coding sequence ATGAGTCTGCCTTCGCTGGACAGCGTACCGGTGCTGCGCCGGGGCTTCCGCCTGCAATTCGAACCGGCCCAGGGCTGCCACGTGCTGCTCTATCCTGAGGGGATGGTGAAGCTCAACGACAGCGCCGGGGCGATCCTCGGCCGTGTCGACGGTCAATCCGACGTCGCCGGCATCATCGACGGCCTGCGTTCCGATTTCCCCGGCGTGCCGGGCATCGACGAAGACATCCTGGCATTCCTCGAGGTGGCCCATGCGCAATTCTGGATCGAACTGCGCTGA
- the pqqC gene encoding pyrroloquinoline-quinone synthase PqqC: MPREAMSPAEFEQALRAKGACYHIFHPYHVAMYEGRASREQIQGWVANRFYYQVNIPLKDAAILANCPDRDVRREWLQRILDHDGAPGEEGGIEAWLRLAESVGLDREQVLSQELVLPGVRFAVDAYVNFARRASWQEAASSSLTELFAPQIHQSRLDSWPQHYPWIDATGYDYFRKRLSQARRDVEHGLRITLEHYRTREAQERMLEILQFKLDVLWSMLDAMSMAYELERPPYHTVTTERVWHRGLL; encoded by the coding sequence ATGCCCCGCGAAGCCATGAGCCCCGCCGAATTCGAGCAGGCGCTGCGCGCCAAGGGCGCCTGCTACCACATATTCCACCCGTACCACGTGGCCATGTACGAAGGCCGCGCCAGCCGCGAGCAGATCCAGGGCTGGGTGGCCAACCGCTTCTACTACCAGGTGAACATTCCGCTGAAGGACGCGGCGATCCTCGCCAACTGCCCGGACCGCGACGTGCGCCGCGAGTGGCTGCAGCGCATCCTCGACCATGACGGCGCGCCGGGCGAGGAGGGCGGCATCGAGGCCTGGCTGCGCCTGGCCGAATCCGTGGGGCTGGACCGCGAGCAGGTGCTGTCCCAGGAACTGGTGCTGCCCGGCGTGCGCTTCGCGGTGGACGCCTACGTCAACTTCGCCCGCCGCGCCAGTTGGCAGGAAGCGGCCAGCAGTTCGCTGACCGAGCTGTTCGCCCCGCAGATCCACCAGTCGCGCCTGGACAGCTGGCCGCAGCACTACCCCTGGATCGACGCCACCGGCTACGACTACTTCCGCAAGCGCCTGTCCCAGGCGCGTCGCGACGTGGAGCACGGCCTGCGCATCACCCTGGAGCACTACCGCACCCGCGAGGCCCAGGAGCGCATGCTGGAAATCCTGCAATTCAAGCTCGACGTGCTCTGGAGCATGCTCGACGCGATGAGCATGGCCTATGAACTGGAGCGCCCGCCGTACCACACGGTGACGACCGAGCGCGTATGGCACAGGGGGTTGCTGTGA